Within the Gracilinema caldarium DSM 7334 genome, the region AGCTCATCCTGGTCTTCTGCCATGGTGTATACCTCCGTATTTTAGATATAATATACGAAACAAGGCGGTCATGCAAATGGTTATTTATAAATGCCCTTCATCAAGGATCACAATGTCAACACGACGGTTGTAAGCTCTTCCTTCAGGAGTATCATTCGAAGCTATAGGAACTGTATCTGCAAAACCTGCAACCTGAAACCGCTTTTCTTCTACTCCAATATCGGTAAGATACTTGAGGACGTTAATAGAACGAGCTGTGGAAAGTTCCCAATTCGATGCCCAGGGACCAGCAGGATCCACAGGAGTGGAATCGGTATGGCCTTCGATACGGAATTTCCTTCCCTGGAGGTCTTCAGAATTCAATAGGGCACCCAGCCGAAGTAAAATATCCCTCGTTTCTTCAATATTCACCTGAGCGCTGGCAGGAGCAAAAAAAGCATCTGAAGCAAGGCTTATGACAAGTCCCCGTTCATCGGTGGTTACCTTTACCTTGTTAGATTTTACTTCGGGAGCAAAAAGGCTGGTTGCCTTTTTTTTTGCAGTAGAAAGGGATTTTCCTTTTTCCATGGAAGGAAGAGACATGATGGTATTTCCAAGGTCCGCATTTCTTCCTGCGGTCAGTGTAGCACCGCCTTCCATTGCTCCCATTCCGATATTGTTAAGAGAAGAAATCATCTGTTGGAGCTGAACTTCATCAACCTCCGAAACATTAAAGAGAGCAGCAAAAAAGGTAAGCAGAAGGGTAACCATATCTGAGTAGGTAACAATCCATTCTGGAGCACCGCCACCGCCCTCTGACTGTTTCTTCTTTTTTGCCATAGACTAATCCTTAAGGATTTCTGCTTCTACAGACTTCCTGACATCGGGGGCGAGGAATGAAAGCAGTTTAAGGGCAAGAATGCGGGGGTTATCACCAGCCTGAATGGAAAGAACCCCTTCGATAATCATTTCTTTTACCTGGGTTTCTGCAGCATCATGGGCTTTGAGTTTTCCCAACATGGGTATTAACAAGAGGTTTGCCATAATTGCCCCATAAAAGGTAGTAATGAGAGCAACGGCCATGTTAGGACCGATCGAGCTTTTATCTTCCAGGTTTTTCATCATGGCGATAAGCCCCGTAACGGTACCCAACATTCCAAGACCGGGAGCCAGTTTTGACCATGCATCTACGATAGACATTTTATCAGCATGACGGGCTTGCATCTGGTTCAACTCAGTTTCCATAAGGGTTCGGATGATTTCCGCATCGGTACCATCGACCACGAGGCGGAGCCCCTTTTTCATAAATTCATCATCCAGGTCTTCCAGCTCTTCTTCCAGAGCAAGCAAACCTTCCCGGCGGGCTCGATCAGAAAAGGCCATGAGCTTCGTGATAATTGCCTGTTCCCCGAAATTGGGAACCTTCATGGTAAGTCCGATAACTTTAAAGACACCAAGGGCTTCGGACATACCAAAATTAATAAAGAGAGTAA harbors:
- the motB gene encoding flagellar motor protein MotB, which gives rise to MAKKKKQSEGGGGAPEWIVTYSDMVTLLLTFFAALFNVSEVDEVQLQQMISSLNNIGMGAMEGGATLTAGRNADLGNTIMSLPSMEKGKSLSTAKKKATSLFAPEVKSNKVKVTTDERGLVISLASDAFFAPASAQVNIEETRDILLRLGALLNSEDLQGRKFRIEGHTDSTPVDPAGPWASNWELSTARSINVLKYLTDIGVEEKRFQVAGFADTVPIASNDTPEGRAYNRRVDIVILDEGHL
- a CDS encoding motility protein A yields the protein MDLATIIGLVGAFTMLVMSIFTSGGTIFTYMDLPSFLMVVVGSYFTLFINFGMSEALGVFKVIGLTMKVPNFGEQAIITKLMAFSDRARREGLLALEEELEDLDDEFMKKGLRLVVDGTDAEIIRTLMETELNQMQARHADKMSIVDAWSKLAPGLGMLGTVTGLIAMMKNLEDKSSIGPNMAVALITTFYGAIMANLLLIPMLGKLKAHDAAETQVKEMIIEGVLSIQAGDNPRILALKLLSFLAPDVRKSVEAEILKD